The following are encoded together in the Roseivirga misakiensis genome:
- a CDS encoding class I SAM-dependent methyltransferase, protein MRNNFDHVAPFYDALASFIFGNELEKAQRLLLNDIPPGSRVLIVGGGSGKILEWLPKDLGLTVAYVELSAKMIELARKRSFKGKRITYLQEDVRKVSGDYDVVIANFFLDCFDQHALPEIIKKLNELLVKDGKLLVTDFSMPTNLRQSLLLKSMHIFFRIASRLESKKLRDIKHHVLAADFVIRKEKYSSNQLIFSALFEKS, encoded by the coding sequence ATGAGGAACAACTTCGATCATGTTGCTCCATTTTATGATGCTTTGGCGAGCTTTATTTTCGGTAATGAACTTGAAAAAGCGCAGCGACTCTTGCTAAATGATATTCCTCCAGGATCACGCGTGCTCATAGTAGGAGGGGGCAGTGGAAAAATTCTAGAGTGGCTACCCAAAGACCTGGGGCTAACGGTTGCTTATGTTGAACTATCAGCCAAAATGATCGAATTGGCACGAAAAAGAAGCTTTAAGGGCAAAAGGATAACTTATCTCCAAGAGGATGTTCGCAAAGTTTCAGGTGATTACGATGTTGTTATCGCGAACTTTTTTCTCGATTGCTTCGATCAACACGCGTTGCCAGAGATTATCAAAAAGCTAAACGAATTATTGGTGAAAGATGGCAAGCTATTGGTAACGGATTTCTCTATGCCAACAAACCTTAGACAAAGCCTTTTGCTAAAGTCAATGCATATTTTTTTTAGGATTGCTTCACGCTTAGAATCAAAGAAACTTCGAGACATTAAGCATCACGTATTAGCAGCTGATTTTGTCATAAGAAAAGAGAAGTACTCTTCTAATCAGTTGATATTTTCCGCGCTATTCGAGAAATCTTAG